One genomic window of Patescibacteria group bacterium includes the following:
- a CDS encoding helix-turn-helix transcriptional regulator, translated as MKRGILIKFGNKVRKERAKLGLSQEKLATKAGVHRTYIGMIERAEKNITLENIEKVAKALSLKLSDFFSGF; from the coding sequence ATGAAAAGAGGAATTTTAATAAAATTCGGAAACAAGGTTAGAAAAGAGCGTGCCAAATTAGGATTGTCGCAGGAAAAATTAGCCACTAAAGCCGGCGTTCATAGAACTTATATAGGAATGATCGAGAGGGCAGAAAAAAATATAACTTTGGAAAACATAGAAAAAGTGGCAAAAGCACTTAGTTTAAAATTGTCCGATTTTTTTAGCGGCTTTTAA